One window from the genome of Herpetosiphonaceae bacterium encodes:
- a CDS encoding lytic transglycosylase domain-containing protein has protein sequence MAAALPPSVAALVTAAAVRFKVRPALARAVAWVESRGNQAAVSPAGAIGVMQLMPATARGLGVDPTNLHQNIEGGVRLLASHLRDFSEELALAAYNGGTVQLYKDPSQWPPETRAYVPAVMARAALEEGADPQPSSTLTDIDAQGSSSALVLGLATVGATAVLLIAAKKVLS, from the coding sequence ATGGCCGCCGCGCTTCCACCGAGCGTCGCCGCGCTCGTGACCGCGGCGGCGGTTCGCTTCAAGGTGCGCCCCGCGCTGGCGCGCGCTGTTGCGTGGGTGGAGTCGCGAGGCAATCAAGCCGCAGTGTCACCAGCGGGCGCTATCGGTGTTATGCAGCTCATGCCTGCGACCGCGCGCGGGCTCGGAGTGGACCCGACCAACTTGCATCAGAACATCGAGGGCGGCGTCCGTCTGCTCGCCTCGCACTTGCGCGACTTTTCGGAAGAGCTGGCGCTCGCGGCGTACAATGGCGGCACCGTGCAACTGTACAAAGACCCCTCACAGTGGCCACCTGAAACACGCGCTTACGTGCCTGCAGTCATGGCACGCGCAGCGCTCGAGGAAGGCGCCGATCCGCAACCCAGCTCGACGTTGACCGACATCGACGCGCAAGGCAGCTCGAGCGCGCTCGTGCTCGGGCTCGCAACCGTGGGCGCTACAGCCGTCTTACTGATCGCAGCAAAGAAGGTGCTGTCATGA